In the genome of Acetobacter oryzifermentans, one region contains:
- the leuS gene encoding leucine--tRNA ligase, translating to MSQSSSTPTPYDFNTVEPKWQKAWADADIFTVPDVPPANKPKYYVLEMFPYPSGQLHMGHVRNYALGDVIARYKRARGFSVLHPMGWDAFGLPAENAARERGVHPKEWTLNNIATMRGTLQRLGFSLNWDREIATCLPNYYGKQQKLFLDFLKGGLVERRESWVNWDPIDQTVLANEQVVDGKGWRSGAPIEKKQLSQWFLKITDFAEDLLNGLKTLDRWPERVRIMQERWIGRSEGAKLRFSLHQPPAGLDENLNAVEVFTTRPDTLFGMSFLAIAPDHPLAAWAAEQNPQAAEFVAECRRLGTSVEAVETAEKRGFDTGLRVNHPFMDKSFPVWIANFVLMDYGTGALFGCPAGDQRDLDFAHKYNLPVTPVVLPAGKDQADFAITTTAYTGDGTMINSGFLDGLSTAEARKEAISRLEGLGIGQGVVNWRLRDWGISRQRYWGCPIPIIHCAECGPVAVPDEQLPVELPDDVSFDKPGNPLDHHPTWKHTTCPKCGKPATRETDTFDTFVDSSWYFARFTAPHAPTPTVRAAADGWLPVDQYIGGIEHAILHLLYARFFTRAMHRTGHLDVDEPFAGLFTQGMVSHESYKDSSGNWLYPEEVERTAQGCVKRGTTEPVTVGRVEKMSKSKRNTVAPVAIIERFGADTARWFVLSDSPPERDMEWTEAGVAGAARFNQRLFRTIRTVAQNIPATTECPTDIDRQADTLRRTTHRTIAAVTEALEGFAINVAVARIHELTSALAEAEKSATVSGMAFARREAAQTLCLLCAPMMPHLAEEMFALIMPSAGLAAQQSWPEAEPDLLTATHITIAVQIMGKLRGTIEAQPDEDAADVVARAEAEPNVARLLEGKRIVKRVHVPNRIVNFVTAG from the coding sequence ATGTCCCAGTCTTCCAGCACGCCCACGCCCTATGATTTCAATACGGTTGAACCCAAATGGCAGAAAGCCTGGGCAGATGCCGATATTTTCACCGTTCCGGACGTCCCCCCAGCGAACAAACCCAAATACTATGTGTTGGAAATGTTCCCCTACCCGTCTGGGCAGCTACATATGGGCCATGTGCGCAATTATGCACTGGGGGACGTGATTGCCCGCTATAAGCGGGCACGTGGTTTTTCTGTGCTGCACCCTATGGGGTGGGATGCATTTGGCCTACCTGCAGAAAACGCAGCGCGCGAACGTGGCGTACACCCCAAAGAATGGACTCTGAACAATATTGCCACCATGCGTGGCACATTGCAGCGTCTAGGCTTTTCTCTGAACTGGGATAGAGAAATTGCAACCTGCCTGCCGAACTATTACGGCAAACAGCAGAAGCTCTTTTTAGACTTTCTAAAAGGCGGCCTAGTTGAACGGCGCGAAAGCTGGGTCAACTGGGACCCGATCGATCAAACCGTTCTGGCAAATGAACAAGTTGTAGATGGTAAGGGCTGGCGTTCTGGTGCCCCCATTGAAAAAAAGCAGCTTTCACAATGGTTCCTGAAAATCACAGATTTTGCCGAAGATCTGCTGAACGGTTTAAAAACGCTAGATCGCTGGCCAGAACGCGTGCGCATTATGCAGGAACGCTGGATTGGCCGGTCTGAAGGGGCAAAGCTGCGTTTCTCCCTGCATCAACCCCCGGCTGGGCTTGATGAAAATCTGAACGCTGTAGAAGTGTTCACCACCCGGCCAGACACGCTTTTTGGCATGTCCTTTCTGGCCATCGCCCCGGATCATCCTCTGGCGGCCTGGGCAGCCGAACAGAACCCACAGGCCGCAGAGTTTGTGGCGGAATGCCGCCGGCTTGGCACATCAGTAGAAGCCGTGGAAACTGCTGAAAAACGCGGATTCGATACAGGCTTACGCGTCAACCATCCGTTTATGGATAAAAGCTTCCCGGTCTGGATCGCCAATTTTGTGCTGATGGATTACGGCACAGGCGCGCTGTTTGGCTGCCCGGCTGGTGACCAGCGCGATCTGGACTTCGCGCATAAATATAATCTGCCTGTCACACCTGTTGTTTTGCCTGCTGGTAAAGATCAGGCAGATTTTGCCATCACCACCACGGCCTATACAGGCGATGGCACCATGATCAACTCCGGGTTTCTGGATGGTCTTTCCACCGCAGAAGCTCGGAAAGAAGCCATTTCTCGGCTAGAAGGGCTGGGCATCGGGCAAGGTGTGGTGAATTGGCGCCTGCGTGATTGGGGCATTTCCCGCCAGCGTTATTGGGGCTGCCCTATCCCCATTATTCACTGTGCAGAGTGCGGCCCGGTTGCCGTGCCTGATGAGCAACTTCCTGTGGAGCTGCCGGATGATGTCTCTTTCGACAAACCCGGCAACCCGTTGGACCATCACCCCACATGGAAGCACACCACCTGCCCGAAATGCGGCAAACCAGCCACCCGCGAAACAGACACGTTTGATACGTTTGTAGATAGCTCGTGGTATTTTGCCCGTTTTACAGCACCGCACGCGCCCACCCCAACGGTAAGAGCTGCGGCCGATGGCTGGCTGCCTGTTGATCAGTATATCGGCGGGATTGAACACGCCATTTTGCATTTGCTGTATGCGCGCTTCTTTACCCGTGCCATGCACCGCACAGGCCACCTGGATGTGGATGAACCCTTTGCCGGATTGTTCACGCAAGGCATGGTAAGCCATGAAAGCTATAAGGATTCATCAGGCAACTGGCTGTACCCAGAAGAAGTAGAACGCACAGCCCAAGGCTGTGTGAAACGCGGCACCACCGAACCCGTAACCGTTGGTCGTGTGGAAAAAATGTCCAAATCCAAGCGGAATACGGTTGCGCCTGTTGCAATTATTGAACGCTTTGGCGCCGATACCGCCCGCTGGTTTGTGCTGTCTGACAGCCCGCCTGAACGAGACATGGAATGGACAGAAGCCGGTGTGGCCGGTGCGGCCCGCTTTAACCAGCGCTTGTTCCGCACCATTCGCACAGTTGCACAGAATATTCCTGCCACAACAGAATGCCCAACAGACATCGATCGTCAGGCGGATACGCTACGCCGCACCACACACCGCACCATTGCTGCCGTAACGGAAGCTCTGGAAGGTTTTGCCATTAACGTGGCTGTGGCGCGTATTCATGAACTGACATCTGCTCTGGCAGAAGCTGAAAAGTCTGCAACTGTTTCCGGCATGGCATTTGCACGCCGTGAAGCTGCACAGACACTGTGCCTCCTTTGCGCCCCCATGATGCCGCATCTGGCTGAAGAAATGTTTGCTCTGATTATGCCGTCTGCTGGTTTGGCTGCACAGCAATCTTGGCCAGAAGCTGAACCAGATCTGCTTACAGCAACGCATATTACCATTGCTGTGCAGATTATGGGTAAACTGCGCGGCACGATTGAAGCGCAACCGGATGAAGACGCCGCAGATGTTGTTGCCCGCGCAGAAGCCGAGCCTAACGTGGCACGACTTCTGGAAGGCAAACGCATTGTTAAACGCGTTCATGTTCCCAACCGTATTGTTAACTTTGTAACGGCAGGCTGA
- a CDS encoding LPS assembly lipoprotein LptE: protein MVHSRFFLRSARLALAITPLVALPVVLSGCGFQPLYGESGKNNVDVNTELKDIYVANIPERTGQQLRLALQQQMSADGPEDPHKYTLIVMPSFNAEAIDIHSDNTSGRTRITGHAHWQLLTVAQNPTLLAQGDTTTMDGYTNTYEQYFAQTLNNETAMGRVAQTLGEQITQQVSTWFRTQAAPAVSRDQGPKAFYPIPTAMPESDKEVPMEQEGADAIPDMATGRGGPSQY, encoded by the coding sequence ATGGTTCATTCCCGCTTTTTCCTACGTTCCGCGCGTCTTGCTCTGGCAATCACGCCTCTGGTTGCGTTGCCAGTTGTGCTGAGCGGTTGTGGCTTTCAGCCTCTGTATGGAGAAAGCGGGAAGAACAACGTAGATGTGAATACAGAACTCAAAGACATTTACGTTGCCAACATACCAGAACGCACTGGCCAGCAGTTGCGGCTGGCCTTGCAGCAGCAAATGTCTGCGGATGGGCCAGAAGACCCCCATAAATACACACTTATTGTGATGCCATCCTTCAATGCAGAAGCGATCGACATTCACTCAGACAACACATCTGGGCGCACCCGCATTACAGGGCATGCCCACTGGCAATTACTTACCGTAGCGCAAAACCCCACGCTGCTGGCGCAGGGTGATACCACCACAATGGATGGTTACACCAACACTTACGAACAGTATTTCGCCCAGACATTGAACAACGAAACAGCTATGGGGCGCGTAGCCCAAACCCTTGGTGAACAAATTACCCAACAGGTTTCTACGTGGTTCCGCACTCAGGCCGCTCCGGCAGTCTCGCGGGATCAAGGGCCGAAAGCCTTTTATCCTATTCCTACCGCCATGCCAGAATCAGACAAAGAAGTGCCTATGGAACAGGAAGGTGCTGATGCAATTCCAGATATGGCTACTGGGCGTGGTGGGCCGAGCCAGTATTAA
- the mutY gene encoding A/G-specific adenine glycosylase: protein MTHPSAHALLHWYDRHRRTLPWRVVGQSHPDPYRVWLSEIMLQQTTVKAVAPYYLRFTEKFPTVQALASADREDVLAAWAGLGYYSRARNLHACAQAVVALGGFPQDVQGLRALPGIGPYTAAAVAAIAFGVPVVPVDGNVERVTARLFAITDPLPPARKKLAQLAITLNADREAQERPSDFAQALFDLGSSLCSPRAPACGLCPWQGECAAHKQGIAAELPRKLPKAERPVRFGAAFLARDAAGQILLRKRAEKGLLAAMTELPGTEWRLKNWNETEILQAAPFTADWTLAGRVKHVFTHFTLYLDVYVAQIKHFSNQAVSDGFLVPMECVKDTALPSIMQKCFEKGLSCLKEKKL from the coding sequence GTGACACATCCATCAGCCCACGCATTGCTTCATTGGTATGATCGACACCGCCGCACTTTGCCATGGCGTGTTGTAGGCCAATCTCATCCAGATCCGTATCGGGTATGGCTGAGCGAGATCATGCTACAGCAGACCACTGTTAAAGCGGTTGCTCCATATTATCTACGCTTTACAGAAAAGTTTCCGACAGTGCAGGCCTTGGCAAGTGCTGATAGGGAAGATGTTTTGGCGGCGTGGGCCGGGCTGGGTTATTATTCCCGCGCTCGTAATCTGCATGCTTGTGCGCAGGCCGTGGTGGCTCTGGGTGGGTTTCCGCAAGATGTTCAGGGTTTACGTGCCCTGCCAGGCATAGGCCCATATACAGCGGCTGCGGTGGCGGCCATTGCTTTTGGTGTGCCTGTGGTGCCTGTGGATGGCAATGTGGAGCGCGTAACCGCACGCTTATTTGCCATTACGGACCCCTTGCCGCCAGCCCGTAAAAAATTGGCACAACTGGCCATAACGTTAAATGCGGACCGTGAAGCGCAGGAGCGGCCATCCGACTTTGCTCAGGCTTTGTTTGATTTAGGTTCTTCTCTTTGCTCCCCGCGGGCACCGGCCTGTGGGTTGTGTCCATGGCAAGGCGAATGTGCGGCCCATAAACAGGGTATTGCAGCCGAATTGCCACGTAAGCTGCCTAAGGCAGAGCGCCCTGTACGTTTTGGCGCAGCTTTTCTTGCGCGAGATGCCGCAGGGCAAATTCTGCTGCGTAAACGAGCAGAGAAGGGGCTTTTGGCAGCCATGACAGAACTGCCCGGCACCGAATGGCGATTAAAAAACTGGAACGAAACAGAGATTCTGCAAGCAGCTCCATTTACGGCGGACTGGACGTTAGCAGGTCGTGTTAAGCATGTGTTTACACATTTTACCTTATATCTGGATGTGTATGTGGCCCAGATAAAACACTTTTCCAATCAGGCTGTGAGTGATGGTTTTTTAGTGCCCATGGAATGTGTGAAAGATACAGCGTTACCTTCTATTATGCAGAAGTGCTTTGAAAAAGGTTTGAGCTGTTTGAAAGAAAAGAAGCTATAA
- a CDS encoding transglycosylase SLT domain-containing protein, with protein sequence MSLRMGCSLPVLLRQQKRFLMAFASLAMLAGCANQPRSSYNPPGPAVDKWGPYIQEASTRFSIPQAWIRAVMQQESGGHQYMHGHLTRSVHGAVGLMQIKPDTYRELAKRYQLGSDPYNPHDNIMAGSGYIRQLYDRFGSPDFLAAYSCGPQCMENHRSRHTALPSYAKTYLASVSPHLNDPVPSAITPASAIAIADTQTPTATPAVTVAPAQQVASIASPGIAPPITDDIQPPAPSAPDTSAIPVSSSADTQPVTDTPPTYQAANTVPVSGSAMVWQQNTPSGGAIIQIGAFSSQERAQHAIQMAHQSTPALAGAEDRIDRIALKSSGQSVWRSRLAGLPSAQTDTICMSLKQQGLNCVAVTR encoded by the coding sequence ATGTCTTTGCGTATGGGTTGCTCTTTGCCTGTCTTATTGCGTCAGCAAAAACGGTTTTTAATGGCTTTTGCCAGCCTTGCCATGCTGGCAGGCTGTGCGAACCAGCCGCGCTCCAGTTATAATCCACCCGGCCCCGCCGTAGATAAATGGGGGCCTTATATTCAGGAAGCCTCCACCCGCTTTTCCATTCCTCAGGCATGGATCCGGGCCGTGATGCAGCAGGAATCTGGTGGTCACCAATATATGCATGGCCATCTGACACGTTCTGTGCACGGTGCCGTCGGGCTGATGCAGATTAAGCCAGACACTTACCGCGAACTGGCCAAGCGGTACCAGCTTGGCTCTGACCCCTATAATCCGCACGACAACATTATGGCGGGCAGTGGTTACATCCGCCAACTGTATGACAGATTTGGTTCTCCTGATTTTCTGGCCGCATATAGCTGCGGGCCACAATGCATGGAAAACCACCGCTCACGCCACACGGCCCTGCCCTCATATGCCAAAACTTATCTGGCGTCTGTTTCTCCGCACCTGAATGATCCGGTACCAAGCGCCATTACGCCAGCTAGCGCGATTGCCATTGCAGACACGCAAACCCCAACAGCCACCCCGGCTGTAACGGTTGCACCCGCTCAACAAGTTGCCAGCATTGCTTCACCGGGGATCGCGCCACCTATTACCGATGACATACAACCACCAGCGCCTTCCGCCCCCGATACCAGTGCTATTCCGGTATCATCTTCTGCTGATACCCAGCCAGTAACAGACACACCGCCAACTTATCAGGCCGCAAATACTGTGCCAGTTTCTGGGTCAGCAATGGTATGGCAGCAAAATACACCTTCTGGCGGCGCTATTATCCAAATTGGCGCCTTTTCCTCGCAGGAAAGAGCACAGCACGCCATTCAGATGGCACATCAATCCACCCCTGCTCTGGCCGGTGCGGAAGATCGCATAGACCGGATTGCCCTTAAAAGCAGCGGGCAATCTGTGTGGCGTTCACGCTTGGCGGGCCTACCATCCGCACAGACAGACACAATCTGCATGTCCTTGAAACAGCAGGGATTAAACTGTGTTGCCGTGACACGCTGA
- a CDS encoding TetR/AcrR family transcriptional regulator, translated as MSESSSVSSLTSACTGESEAKREQILKGAYNVFAEHGYEGASMSAIAREAGVSKGTLYNYFTNKADLFGAFVEKCCREKLPPALAPVQKEASPKETLTAVARAMVQLITQPESLMLYRMIVSEAPHFPQLATIFWSHGPRIAIETLSNWIREQTLRGTLKTDDPVFAAEQFFSLCQTRIAHRKRFNMPYDNMTEDEEKIIHASVNMFLATYGT; from the coding sequence ATGTCCGAATCTTCCTCCGTTTCCTCCCTCACTTCTGCTTGCACGGGGGAATCAGAAGCAAAGCGAGAGCAGATTTTAAAAGGGGCTTACAACGTGTTTGCTGAACACGGTTACGAAGGCGCCAGCATGTCTGCCATTGCACGGGAGGCTGGTGTTTCTAAGGGCACATTATATAATTATTTCACCAATAAAGCTGATCTCTTTGGGGCTTTTGTAGAAAAATGCTGCCGGGAAAAACTCCCCCCTGCCTTGGCTCCCGTACAAAAAGAGGCATCCCCCAAAGAAACACTTACAGCCGTAGCCCGTGCCATGGTGCAACTGATTACGCAGCCTGAAAGCTTGATGCTTTACAGGATGATTGTTTCTGAGGCCCCGCACTTCCCGCAACTTGCAACCATCTTTTGGTCTCATGGCCCACGCATTGCCATTGAAACTCTGTCTAACTGGATTCGCGAACAAACCCTGCGCGGCACATTAAAAACAGATGATCCTGTTTTTGCTGCAGAGCAGTTTTTCTCACTTTGCCAGACACGAATTGCGCATAGAAAGCGCTTCAACATGCCCTATGACAACATGACTGAGGACGAAGAAAAAATCATTCATGCCTCTGTAAACATGTTTCTGGCCACTTATGGCACATAA
- the holA gene encoding DNA polymerase III subunit delta has protein sequence MKIDARNLSRVLADPGAWRILLLHGEDTGLIKERAQDAVIKIAGSADDPFRVAVLDRETHDKLMEEATALSLMGGRRVVRVRDASDTVLKPLEAFLAQSSDTLIILEAPGLSSRSKLRNFLEKHANCASIGCYPEEGRNLESSITRMLAEHKVRIDSDALHWLTSRLGADRAAARSEIEKLCLYAGDSGSLTLDDVRASIGDAGSVSLEDAAFAATEGNRIAADTALERALAEDTSPIAIARSFLGHLHRLRRVRAAMAAGVSRSDAVKALRPPVFFKRTASFNKALELWSLPALTKAVEETQALEYACKQTGSPDALLCRRYVSTLTARAAMQARR, from the coding sequence ATGAAGATAGACGCCCGCAACCTATCCCGCGTTCTGGCTGATCCTGGAGCATGGCGTATTCTTCTTCTACATGGTGAAGATACAGGGCTTATTAAAGAACGCGCTCAGGACGCTGTTATCAAAATAGCTGGATCAGCAGATGATCCATTCCGGGTTGCAGTGCTTGATCGTGAAACGCATGACAAACTGATGGAAGAGGCTACGGCACTTTCTCTTATGGGTGGGCGCCGCGTGGTGCGTGTGCGTGATGCATCCGACACCGTACTCAAACCATTAGAAGCCTTTCTGGCTCAAAGCAGCGATACTCTTATTATCCTAGAAGCTCCGGGCCTTTCATCGCGCTCCAAGCTACGTAACTTTCTGGAAAAACACGCCAACTGCGCCAGTATTGGCTGTTATCCTGAAGAAGGTCGCAATCTCGAATCCTCCATTACGCGCATGCTGGCAGAACATAAGGTACGCATTGATTCTGATGCCTTGCATTGGCTGACTAGTCGGCTTGGTGCAGACCGTGCCGCAGCGCGTAGTGAAATAGAAAAATTGTGCTTGTATGCCGGTGATTCTGGCAGCCTGACGCTAGATGATGTTCGAGCAAGCATAGGAGATGCCGGTAGCGTTTCCTTGGAAGATGCTGCCTTTGCTGCCACAGAAGGCAATCGTATTGCCGCAGATACGGCCCTAGAAAGAGCATTAGCTGAAGATACAAGCCCCATTGCCATTGCGAGATCTTTTCTAGGGCATCTGCATAGGCTCCGCCGTGTAAGAGCAGCTATGGCCGCAGGGGTTAGTCGGAGTGATGCGGTTAAAGCGCTACGTCCCCCGGTTTTTTTTAAACGCACAGCAAGTTTTAACAAAGCATTAGAGTTGTGGTCTCTCCCGGCTCTTACCAAAGCTGTGGAAGAAACACAGGCACTGGAATATGCCTGCAAACAAACAGGCAGCCCCGATGCGCTGCTGTGCCGACGGTACGTTTCCACTTTAACTGCACGGGCAGCCATGCAGGCGAGACGGTAG
- a CDS encoding DUF3576 domain-containing protein: MLRRLMPCRPAASHVPAGFRRTSTLLTACAGIGLLAACSSGDRSDNGLTAPRNHLLAEDRGASGGDAELKGGVNAYLWRATLDTLSFLPVSTADAEGGIILTDWYTPPAAHDERFKVTAFILDKRLRSDALRLSVFRQIKQGEEWVDTPPAPNTASDIAARILSRARKLRADNGNRDS, translated from the coding sequence ATGCTTCGTCGTCTCATGCCCTGCCGTCCCGCCGCCAGCCATGTGCCTGCCGGGTTCCGCCGTACCAGCACCCTGCTTACCGCATGTGCGGGTATTGGCCTGTTAGCTGCGTGCTCTTCTGGTGACAGATCAGACAATGGTCTGACAGCACCGCGCAACCATCTGCTGGCCGAAGATCGCGGAGCATCTGGTGGTGATGCGGAACTTAAAGGGGGTGTAAACGCCTATCTGTGGCGCGCAACCCTTGATACCCTCTCTTTCCTGCCGGTTTCTACCGCAGATGCAGAAGGCGGTATTATCCTGACAGACTGGTACACCCCGCCTGCTGCCCATGATGAGCGCTTTAAGGTAACTGCCTTTATTCTGGACAAACGCCTGCGTTCCGATGCCCTGCGTCTGAGCGTGTTCCGCCAGATCAAGCAAGGGGAAGAATGGGTGGACACACCGCCTGCTCCCAATACTGCATCTGATATTGCAGCACGCATTCTCTCCCGCGCACGTAAGCTGCGGGCCGATAATGGCAACCGGGATAGCTAA
- a CDS encoding DUF721 domain-containing protein, whose protein sequence is MKKEANGGKAVTPKSRSTRRTPQKPEAAPPPRARNLRSLAALLPAVTAPAFRRRSPTGAMLMSQWPDVVGPAHAAVTSPRRLSAGTLTIACAGPVAMELQHLGDTLIARINTWCGEPLVNRLRFVQDPAAGIRSRPQRRKPQKSAITCTLPELEEGPLRQALETLGADILKSQNKKRL, encoded by the coding sequence ATGAAGAAGGAAGCCAACGGCGGCAAGGCTGTAACACCTAAAAGCCGCAGCACACGCCGTACCCCTCAAAAACCAGAAGCAGCACCTCCGCCGCGCGCCAGAAACCTACGCAGCCTTGCAGCACTTCTACCAGCTGTAACGGCACCGGCTTTTCGCCGTCGCTCTCCCACAGGCGCTATGTTGATGAGCCAGTGGCCAGATGTTGTGGGCCCGGCACATGCAGCGGTTACAAGCCCGCGCCGCCTTTCTGCTGGCACTTTAACCATTGCGTGCGCTGGCCCCGTTGCCATGGAGCTTCAGCATTTGGGAGATACGTTGATTGCACGCATCAACACATGGTGTGGAGAACCTTTGGTAAACCGCTTGCGCTTTGTGCAAGACCCAGCCGCGGGCATCCGCTCCCGTCCACAACGCCGAAAACCCCAAAAATCTGCAATAACCTGCACACTTCCTGAACTGGAAGAAGGCCCTTTACGGCAGGCCCTGGAAACTTTGGGAGCAGATATTTTGAAAAGTCAGAACAAAAAACGCCTGTAA
- a CDS encoding FAD-binding protein → MTALVLLDHEEGQIRKAALSAVTAATQLGEVHVLVAGDASIAQAAAAVPGVAKVLHAADARYAHELAEPLAALIVSLAGRYDHIVAAAGATGKNVLPRAAALLDVQPIPDVVRIVDAETFVRPIYAGNALATVKSSDAKKVLTVRNASFDAAASTGGNAPVEAVEAVDAPAVSKFEAVQLSDSERPDLETARVVVSGGRGMQSEEKFHTLDPLADALGAAIGASRAAVDSGFVPNEYQVGQTGKIVAPELYMAFGISGAIQHLAGMKDSRVIVAINKDPEAPIFQVADYGMEADLFEVVPQLVEELKK, encoded by the coding sequence ATGACCGCTCTTGTTCTTCTGGATCATGAAGAAGGCCAGATCAGAAAGGCCGCTCTGTCTGCTGTAACGGCAGCTACCCAGTTGGGTGAAGTGCATGTGCTGGTGGCGGGTGATGCCTCCATCGCGCAGGCTGCGGCTGCTGTGCCGGGCGTTGCCAAGGTGCTGCACGCAGCAGATGCACGCTATGCACATGAACTGGCTGAACCTCTGGCTGCTCTTATTGTTTCTCTGGCAGGCCGGTACGATCATATCGTTGCGGCTGCGGGCGCCACGGGCAAAAACGTGCTGCCACGAGCAGCTGCTCTGCTGGATGTGCAGCCTATTCCAGACGTTGTTCGCATTGTGGATGCAGAAACATTTGTGCGCCCCATTTATGCAGGCAATGCTCTGGCTACGGTCAAATCCTCAGATGCTAAAAAAGTGCTGACAGTGCGCAATGCTTCCTTTGATGCAGCAGCATCTACGGGCGGCAATGCTCCGGTAGAAGCTGTGGAAGCAGTGGATGCGCCAGCAGTTTCTAAGTTTGAAGCTGTGCAGCTATCTGATTCTGAACGTCCAGATCTGGAAACAGCCCGTGTGGTGGTGTCCGGTGGGCGCGGAATGCAGAGCGAAGAAAAATTCCATACGTTAGACCCACTGGCAGATGCTCTGGGTGCAGCTATTGGGGCATCTCGCGCTGCTGTGGATTCTGGTTTTGTGCCGAACGAATATCAGGTGGGGCAGACAGGCAAGATTGTTGCGCCTGAACTCTACATGGCCTTCGGTATTTCCGGAGCTATCCAGCATCTTGCTGGCATGAAAGATAGCCGCGTGATTGTGGCGATCAATAAAGACCCAGAAGCTCCCATTTTCCAGGTTGCTGATTATGGAATGGAAGCTGACTTGTTTGAAGTTGTGCCGCAGTTGGTTGAAGAGCTGAAGAAATAA
- a CDS encoding efflux transporter outer membrane subunit, whose amino-acid sequence MQGLVFSIRHIIFGEGERVAKRNAQRTGALALVFMLAGCMVGPDYKKPDTWSPSQWQRAANKDTSQMLSVPTTQAPDPQWWAIFNDPELTSLEKRLADQNLDVQQATEQFAVSRGQLLLAGAERFPDLAASGSYRRAQYSSKQLQRIVERIGENAAGTGMGEMLSAQSSSISIPLLNQWQDGVQASWEVDLWGRVRRQYEAAKAYMNATMEERRGILIARQAELASDYMTLRNLQEQLHITKENRDAASAILQLSSSRYKSGLVSELDVDSARSEVERTSALIPQFEQRIAMQINAINLLMGAPPGGLNTELEQTAGIPPVPPQVPVGLPSELAERRPDIREAGEELHAATAEVGQAEADFYPKVTIDAGFGFQSFSFRDMGFWSSRMWNVGPAITLPIFQGGRLTGQLHMKKAAQKAAALRYRKTVLNAWKEVDNALTAYQAEQKRNQNIRNQVAADARSLELAQSQYKHGLQSYLQVLDTQRRLLQSQTQLADSTATISGNLVQLYNALGGGWETAFPEKTKAVAKN is encoded by the coding sequence GTGCAAGGGCTGGTATTTTCTATCAGGCATATCATTTTCGGTGAGGGTGAACGGGTGGCAAAACGGAATGCACAGCGCACAGGCGCGTTGGCGCTGGTTTTCATGCTGGCGGGGTGCATGGTGGGGCCAGATTATAAAAAGCCGGATACATGGTCTCCCTCCCAGTGGCAGCGCGCAGCAAATAAAGATACATCACAGATGCTGAGTGTTCCTACAACGCAAGCGCCAGATCCGCAGTGGTGGGCCATTTTTAATGATCCCGAACTCACATCGCTTGAAAAACGTCTGGCAGATCAGAACCTTGATGTACAGCAAGCCACTGAACAATTTGCAGTTAGTCGTGGTCAGTTACTGCTAGCTGGAGCAGAGCGGTTTCCAGATCTTGCAGCTTCTGGATCATACCGCAGGGCGCAGTATAGCAGCAAACAGTTGCAGCGTATTGTAGAGCGTATTGGTGAAAACGCGGCTGGAACAGGTATGGGGGAAATGCTTTCTGCGCAGTCCTCTTCCATCTCCATTCCTTTGCTGAATCAGTGGCAGGATGGGGTGCAGGCCAGTTGGGAAGTAGATCTTTGGGGCCGTGTGCGCAGGCAGTACGAAGCTGCTAAAGCGTATATGAACGCGACTATGGAAGAGCGCCGAGGTATTCTGATTGCACGGCAGGCGGAATTGGCGTCAGATTACATGACTCTGCGTAACTTGCAGGAACAGTTGCACATCACGAAAGAGAATCGTGATGCAGCATCAGCAATCCTGCAATTGAGCTCATCACGTTATAAAAGCGGCTTGGTCAGCGAGCTGGATGTGGATAGCGCGCGTTCAGAGGTGGAGCGGACAAGTGCGCTTATCCCTCAGTTTGAACAGCGCATTGCTATGCAGATCAATGCGATCAATCTGCTGATGGGCGCGCCTCCAGGCGGATTGAATACGGAATTGGAGCAAACCGCAGGTATTCCGCCAGTGCCGCCGCAAGTGCCTGTTGGTTTGCCATCAGAACTGGCAGAACGTCGCCCTGATATCCGAGAAGCGGGTGAGGAGCTTCATGCCGCTACCGCAGAGGTGGGGCAGGCTGAAGCGGATTTCTATCCAAAAGTCACTATTGATGCGGGCTTTGGTTTCCAGTCCTTTTCTTTCCGCGATATGGGCTTCTGGAGTTCCCGTATGTGGAATGTTGGGCCAGCTATCACGTTGCCTATTTTTCAGGGTGGGCGTCTCACAGGCCAACTGCACATGAAGAAGGCCGCACAAAAAGCTGCTGCCCTGAGGTATCGTAAAACGGTTCTGAACGCATGGAAGGAAGTGGATAACGCCCTTACGGCCTATCAGGCAGAGCAAAAGCGTAATCAGAACATTCGTAACCAGGTTGCGGCAGATGCGCGCTCTCTCGAATTAGCGCAGAGTCAATATAAACATGGGCTCCAAAGTTATCTGCAGGTTTTGGATACGCAGCGCCGGCTTTTGCAGTCTCAGACGCAGTTGGCGGATAGCACCGCAACTATATCGGGTAATTTGGTGCAGCTTTATAATGCCCTTGGGGGAGGTTGGGAGACTGCGTTCCCAGAGAAAACCAAGGCTGTTGCTAAAAACTGA